A window from Pleuronectes platessa chromosome 6, fPlePla1.1, whole genome shotgun sequence encodes these proteins:
- the lemd1 gene encoding LEM domain-containing protein 1, translating to MPVLVEEPALLSKSRLRSDFVAHNVKLHLKHIDHRNAAEFSSDEEEDVQDEAEENPEEAELPDPSGLTDDDLKAALLRLGFKPGPIVASTRALYQKKLSRLRRSNGCNLLKGAEKVLYSASEEEEEEEEEEEEENGEDDDAESGVEEDKQEAAEQTDEAQPGSSQRGDFFYPQCFLPSSGLRARASRNKEPGLAWNSGNALKSSEQSRPRRSQIPAGISRASSVDHCPGLGSGPPREPVIDTFKDLLPAETTPTGIYATRRRPIKGAAGRPVQYAYPDTPFSPTTLERREVERRLVPIHIRLLFFIVMACILYLVYALV from the exons ATGCCGGTGTTAGTGGAGGAACCCGCTCTTCTGTCTAAATCTAGACTCAGATCAGATTTCGTCGCGCACAATGTGAAGCTGCACCTGAAACACATCGACCACAGGAACGCTGCAGAGTTTTCAAGTGACGAGGAAGAAGACGTTCAAGATGAAGCT gaggagaatccagaggaagcagagctgccTGACCCGAGCGGTTTGACTGACGACGACCTCAAGGCCGCGCTGCTCCGACTCGGGTTCAAACCCGGGCCCATAGTTG CCTCCACCAGGGCTTTGTATCAGAAGAAGCTCAGCAGACTGCGCCGGTCCAATGGCTGCAACCTACTTAAAGGAGCAGAGAAGGTGCTCTACTCggccagtgaagaagaagaagaagaagaagaagaagaggaggaggaaaacggGGAGGACGATGATGCAGAGTCAG GTGTTGAGGAAGATAAGCAGGAAGCGGCTGAGCAGACGGACGAGGCTCAGCCAGGGAGCAGCCAG AGAGGAGACTTTTTTTACCCACAGTGCTTTTTACCTTCATCCGGACTG CGTGCTCGCGCTTCTAGGAACAAGGAGCCTGGTCTCGCCTGGAATTCAGGGAATGCGTTAAAATCATCAGAGCAGAGTCGGCCTCGCCGCTCGCAGATTCCTGCAGGAATTAGCAGAGCATCCTCTGTAGATCACTGCCCAGGATTAGGATCAGGG ccacCTCGGGAGCCTGTGATCGATACCTTCAAGGACTTGCTTCCTGCTGAGACCACACCAACGGGTATATA CGCCACTCGTCGGAGACCCATCAAGGGGGCCGCGGGCAGACCTGTGCAGTACGCGTACCCGGACACCCCGTTCAGTCCCACGACCCTGGAGAGACGGGAGGTGGAGCGCCGCCTGGTGCCCATCCACATACGGTTACTGTTCTTCATCGTCATGGCGTGCATCCTCTACCTCGTTTATGCATTGGTTTAG
- the LOC128443004 gene encoding N-fatty-acyl-amino acid synthase/hydrolase PM20D1.2 produces the protein MTEPGPRFKPVKFLKIVSCSFLLVVSLLLTVASIRTLSLDGNLGLQLARWEKTDNVSLELDLDHRRELVTRLREAIQIRTVSTSAEDINTTALLHFDRFLRQAFPRVFSSSLVHHELVANYSHLFRVEGSQPDLVPYLLLAHIDVVPASESDDWLAPPFSAELIDGYIYGRGAMDDKSSLMGILEALEYLLRKGYAPRRGFYIGLGHDEEVFGLNGAVNIVRVLKQRGVQLSFVLDEGLALIDGVFPGLEGPAALIGLSEKGMATVKLSVSMVPGHASMPPRETTIGILAAAVKSLEENPMPTVFGYGPERGTFEQLAHKFRFPMKFILSNLWLFSPIVARFMERKPETNSFIRTTTAVTMFNAGVKLNVIPSLAEAYINMRIHPAQSLKEAMDHIHSTVGDTRVKIELINGFDPEPVSSSDEKSFGFQIIKKTVLDNFPTVTVAPGMCTANTDSRHFKDLTKDIYRFIPLWLKPGDTKRLHGINERISIKNYEEFVTFYFSLIQNCDIQNLPEPHSSVHEL, from the exons ATGACGGAACCAGGCCCGCGGTTCAAACCCGTcaagtttttaaagatcgtCTCGTGCAGCTTCCTCCTCGTCGTGTCACTGCTACTGACGGTGGCGTCAATCAGGACGCTGTCTCTGGACGGAAACCTCGGACTCCAGCTCGCGCGCTGGGAGAAGACGGACAACGTCTCGCTGGAGTTGGACCTCGACCACAGACGGGAGCTGGTGACGCGGCTGAGAG AGGCGATCCAGATCCGCACCGTGTCCACATCCGCGGAGGACATCAACACCACCGCGCTGCTTCACTTTGACAGGTTCCTCCGCCAAG CCTTCCCCAGGGTTTTCTCTTCGAGCCTGGTTCATCATGAGCTGGTGGCGAACTACAGCCACCTGTTCAGGGTGGAAGGATCCCAGCCTGACCTGGTGCCGTACCTGCTGCTGGCCCACATCGATGTGGTTCCTGCCTCAGAGTCAGACGACTGGCTGGCCCCACCGTTTTCCGCCGAGTTGATAGACGGCTACATCTATGGCAGAGGAGCCATGGACGACAAGAGCTCTTTAATG GGAATACTTGAGGCGCTGGAATACTTGCTTAGAAAAGGCTATGCTCCACGCAGAGGCTTTTACATCGGTCTCGGCCATGATGAAGAA GTTTTTGGTTTGAATGGGGCAGTGAACATCGTGCGGGTGCTGAAGCAGCGTGGTGTGCAGCTGTCCTTCGTCCTGGACGAGGGCCTGGCTCTAATTGATGGAGTCTTCCCTGGTCTCGAGGGACCTGCCGCTCT AATTGGGTTAAGTGAAAAGGGAATGGCCACTGTAAAGCTGAGTGTGTCTATGGTCCCTGGTCACGCCTCGATGCCTCCCAGGGAGACCACCATCGGGATCCTGGCTGCAGCAGTCAAAAG CCTGGAGGAGAACCCTATGCCGACGGTGTTTGGTTATGGGCCTGAAAGGGGAACCTTTGAACAGCTGGCCCACAAG TTCAGGTTTCCAATGAAGTTCATATTGTCAAATTTGTGGCTGTTCTCTCCGATCGTTGCCAG GTTCATGGAAAGAAAACCAGAAACCAACAGTTTTATAAGGACGACCACAGCAGTCACCATGTTTAATGCGGGAGTCAAG TTGAATGTCATCCCCTCCCTTGCTGAAGCTTACATAAATATGCGAATCCACCCAGCACAGTCTTTAAAAGAG GCAATGGACCATATCCATTCCACAGTGGGAGACACGCGTGTGAAGATAGAGCTCATTAATGGGTTTGACCCTGAGCCCGTCAGCTCTTCGGATGAAAAGTCCTTTGGCTTCCAGATCATTAAGAAAACTGTGTTGGATAACTTTCCAACAGTTACAGTTGCTCCAG GTATGTGTACTGCGAACACAGACAGTCGACACTTCAAGGACCTGACCAAGGATATTTATCGCTTTATACCTCTCTGGTTAAAACCAGGTGACACTAAGAG ACTCCATGGCATCAACGAAAGGATTTCCATAAAGAACTACGAGGAGTTCGTCACGTTTTACTTTAGTCTGATTCAAAACTGTGACATTCAGAATCTCCCTGAGCCTCACAGTTCTGTCCATGAACTCTGA